In the genome of Apostichopus japonicus isolate 1M-3 chromosome 15, ASM3797524v1, whole genome shotgun sequence, one region contains:
- the LOC139980646 gene encoding EF-hand calcium-binding domain-containing protein 5-like isoform X4 produces the protein MAEIQAIPPTGGFEPRPPSRSSRPSSRNNYSSRPGSHARRGSSGHGSRHSPQTTATSYNASRERPPSVRSLHEKKELSEYLAPIVRTAVRRWKRFHEQRVLEKYKERREMKKRKVEMLKEEKERLARKIPVDTLALEWLNTNEVTVDARAYLLEKLLPTLILGIEKLLMAAERKGLTESNESSPDFNPLNYLAQYLMRNNPRYSNFPEASPYIRGIREVTDELKMHVFSFEDNRLAKIKSEARKRREDLEKQMAMKDKERGRRSARIRTHYTEWILEGQEAIDIQFVQTALRSFQEVMENLSPDTVKADDILTELEKIEKSEEKLNTAEFVQFMRPYFSEMPSDLFSELMTHMSNCATSYRHAAILEARRELLSGLFETCDHSTTGLLDRHRVLSLFETFFDESTWTIKRYLRNPRKWPVVELDETDDTESLLSSEGSTISQQLETESVTTEPSKEGDDTEGKESAEKDAEIKDGETVVDDDGKEKTKAEINEKETSEEKKEDGESQQEENKPDEKKEKDGGEEVEEEKAKGETVSAENGGVNPEEEQMTETDVTAKSKEGDSATVDDGVSSEEQPEASDENKEQIPRAEEKQEAADEEKEAPSEVEVVEQETGTQGEDTNKADEDTEGVKAETKDAEAKQEGETADNEKVETSQGEAEGGSHEKGTAADSGDATQAEVKPEMKDEDHSKDTTEVTAEVTPATAEDLDGAKDLEGGETHTATAGGRRTSVSFREDAIQYKEKSSHSQDRFPVKTPVTNRSGSVAASAFDENFLNQSQFIQLIEAFLGEEPTQEVIDTLVKYLKEGYVETEEEKFLRLQKARKEAQSARRRQLFDQLFEKWDNDGSGFLDFDELMSVISKFKENMEAKVIKKAKAKVADSLVDNRISQQDFKIFIKEVCTLLPGGEDNFDPIIEFLMTSIERSYEERIRGQARKKWLTQIIQSAWTSGATMTPVFKSMFNSLYKDADQHGRGKRISANVCLLEKNDTAPQRGHTCLRYVAATPDDAHFLINKCLYRDMKGISFSTVDSGKPIHVPRVQNHGNIMFWNPERGDEERQGSLIVIPLKDFKKRVFGVLGIDTLNDPQEKSIFITHEISFFQGVGKAFSQAYQYVDVRRKTLRITESAIAWIHRRSPHVEEISIYIVEPDERMEDSVLRKMMQSNRSGHITIIDAPVRLDRKENLFRDYLFKCMDNSETITADAYGQRHTAFPLRGPDGLAVAVVDISIGDLKQLPNHENKEVQRMLKLLQAAHRELSSESEGGDKKLVLEAEKRSEESRIDIMFDRIMLTDLRDTVGKLTTRAFAELKSYKDPPKVIHDIVGSVLALFYQDKEEDLSVWHSCKQYVNPDLVKRIQEFDPTASNAIGAVGKISERLKDVPHGAVAKHGSLPAQHLYNWAFVCLSLLEHTSKSMGATRGGAMTPVGSIHSDGPPIEE, from the exons ATGGCAGAAATACAAGCAATACCACCCACTGGTGGGTTTGAGCCCCGCCCTCCATCAAGAAGTTCTCGGCCTTCTTCAAGAAACAACTATTCCTCAAGACCAGGATCTCATGCCAGAAGAGGATCAAGTGGTCATGGTAGTCGCCACAGTCCCCAGACTACAGCAACTTCTTATAATGCAAGTAGGGAACGGCCTCCCTCGGTGAGATCTTTACACGAGAAGAAAGAACTATCTGAGTACCTTGCCCCTATCGTGAGAACAGCCGTGAGGAGATGGAAAAGATTCCACGAACAGAGGGTTCTCGAAAAGTACAAGGAGAGgagagaaatgaagaaaagaaaggtaGAGATGTTGAAAGAAGAGAAGGAAAGACTTGCCAGGAAAATTCCTGTCGATACTCTAGCTCTTGAGTGGTTAAATACAAATGAAGTTACAGTCGACGCAAGAGCGTATCTCTTAGAAAAACTTCTTCCGACACTCATACTTGGGATTGAGAAACTTTTAATGGCAGCAGAGAGAAAAGGGTTAACAGAAAGCAATGAAAGTAGCCCAGATTTCAATCCCCTTAATTACCTCGCTCAGTATCTGATGAGGAACAACCCGAGATATAGTAACTTCCCAGAAGCATCGCCATACATCCGTGGCATACGAGAGGTTACCGATGAGTTGAAGATGCACGTTTTCTCCTTTGAGGACAACAG ACTAGCAAAAATTAAATCTGAAGCCAGGAAGAGGAGGGAAGATCTTGAGAAGCAGATGGCAATGAAGGATAAAGAACGAGGAAGGAGATCTGCCCGCATCCGCACCCATTACACCGAATGGATCTTGGAGGGACAAGAGGCGATTGACATTCAGTTTGTTCAAACAGCTCTCAGGTCTTTCCAGGAGGTTATGGAGAACCTATCCCCAGACACTGTGAAAG CCGATGATATTTTGACAGAGCTGGAGAAAATTGAGAAGTCAGAAGAAAAATTAAACACTGCAGAGTTTGTTCAG TTTATGAGGCCTTACTTCAGCGAGATGCCCAGCGATCTCTTCAGTGAACTCATGACGCACATGTCCAATTGTGCAACATCATACAGACACGCAGCTATACTAGAGGCCCGACGGGAGCTTCTGTCTGGTCTGTTTGAGACATGTGACCACTCGACCACTGGATTATTAGACAGACATCGAGTGCTTTCTCTTTTTGAGACTTTCTTTGACGAGTCTACCTGGACGATCAAAAGATATTTGCGGAACCCACGAAAGT GGCCAGTCGTTGAGTTGGATGAAACAGATGACACAGAAAGCTTGTTGTCATCAGAGGGAAGTACCATCTCTCAACAGCTTGAAACCGAATCCGTCACTACTGAGCCATCTAAGGAAGGAGATGACACCGAAGGGAAAGAGTCTGCCGAGAAGGATGCTGAAATTAAGGATGGAGAAACGGTAGTCGATGACGATGGGAAGGAGAAGACGAAAGCAGAAATAAACGAGAAGGAAACCTCggaagagaagaaagaagatgGTGAAAGTCAACAGGAGGAAAATAAACcagatgaaaagaaagaaaaggatgGAGGGGAAGAAGTAGAAGAAGAGAAAGCCAAGGGAGAGACTGTCTCCGCGGAGAATGGTGGAGTTAATCCTGAAGAGGAACAGATGACAGAAACAGATGTGACCGCGAAGAGTAAGGAGGGGGATAGTGCAACAGTCGATGACGGTGTATCATCTGAAGAACAGCCGGAAGCTTCTGATGAGAACAAGGAACAAATACCTAGAGCAGAGGAGAAACAAGAGGCAGCTGATGAAGAGAAAGAAGCTCCATCAGAAGTGGAAGTTGTAGAGCAAGAGACTGGAACTCAAGGAGAGGATACAAATAAAGCAGATGAAGATACAGAAGGGGTCAAAGCAGAAACCAAG GATGCCGAAGCAAAGCAAGAGGGTGAAACGGCAGACAACGAGAAAGTGGAAACAAGTCAAGGAGAAGCGGAGGGAGGAAGTCATGAGAAGGGAACAGCTGCAGATTCTGGAGACGCAACCCAAGCAGAGGTAAAACCTGAGATGAAAGATGAGGATCATTCCAAAGATACCACAGAGGTTACAGCGGAGGTAACTCCAGCGACTGCAGAGGATCTAGATGGGGCCAAGGATTTAGAGGGAGGGGAAACACACACTGCAACAGCCGGTGGAAGACGCACCAGTGTTTCCTTCCGAGAGGATGCGATACAGTACAAAGAAAAATCATCTCATT CCCAAGATAGATTTCCTGTGAAGACTCCCGTAACCAATCGTAGTGGCTCCGTCGCTGCCAGTGCTTTCGACGAAAACTTTCTGAATCAGTCACAGTTCATACAACTGATTGAGGCGTTCCTGGGAGAAGAGCCGACCCAAGAAGTAATCGACACACTCGTGAAGTATTTGAAAGAGGGTTACGTCGAAACAGAGGAAGAAAAATTCCTGCGTTTGCAGAAG GCTCGTAAGGAAGCCCAATCGGCCAGAAGGAGACAGTTATTCGATCAGCTGTTTGAGAAGTGGGACAACGACGGATCCGGTTTCTTGGACTTTGATGAATTAATGTCGGTTATCAGCAAGTTTAAGGAAAATATGGAGGCCAAAGTCATCAAAAAAG CCAAAGCTAAGGTGGCTGACAGCCTAGTGGATAACCGAATCAGTCAACAGGATTTTAAGATCTTCATCAAAGAAGTTTGCACTTTGCTTCCCGGAGGAGAAGATAATTTCGATCCAATCATAGAGTTCCTAATGACCAGTATAGAG AGGTCATATGAAGAGAGGATTCGTGGCCAGGCCAGGAAGAAATGGCTGACCCAGATAATCCAATCAGCTTGGACTAGTGGTGCCACCATGACACCTGTATTCAAGAGTATGTTTAACTCTCTCTATAAG GATGCCGACCAACACGGCAGAGGAAAACGTATCAGTGCGAACGTCTGTCTTCTGGAGAAGAACGACACTGCACCCCAGAGAGGTCACACCTGCCTACGATATGTCGCTGCAACCCCAGACGATGCCCATTTCCTTATCAACAAATGCTTGTATCGAGATATGAAAGGAATTAG TTTTTCAACAGTAGACAGCGGTAAACCCATTCATGTTCCACGAGTACAGAATCACGGTAATATCATGTTTTGGAACCCAGAGCGAGGTGATGAG GAGCGCCAAGGTTCCTTGATCGTGATCCCGCTGAAGGACTTCAAGAAACGTGTCTTTGGTGTCTTGGGAATTGATACCCTTAATGACCCTCAGGAGAAGAGCATCTTCATCACCCATGAAATCAGTTTCTTCCAG GGCGTTGGCAAGGCGTTCAGTCAAGCCTACCAGTACGTGGATGTACGGCGCAAGACACTCCGTATTACAGAGAGCGCCATCGCTTGGATACACAGAAGGAGCCCTCATGTAGAAGAAATCAGTATTTACATAGTTGAGCCTGATGAAAGG ATGGAAGATTCCGTTCTGAGAAAGATGATGCAGTCCAACAGATCGGGTCATATAACCATCATCGATGCTCCGGTCAGACTTGACAGAAAAGAAAATCTGTTCAG GGATTACCTATTCAAGTGTATGGATAACTCCGAGACGATAACAGCAGACGCCTATGGCCAGAGACACACAGCTTTCCCCCTGCGTGGTCCCGATGGTCTTGCAGTCGCTGTAGTCGACATCAGTATCGGGGACCTTAAACAACTGCCTAACCACGAGAACAAGGAAGTCCAGCGGATGTTGAAGCTATTGCAAGCTGCTCATAGAGAATTATCCAGTGAATCAGAGGGTGGAGATAAGAAACTTGTGCTTG AGGCTGAGAAAAGGAGCGAAGAATCTCGAATCGATATCATGTTTGACCGAATCATGCTGACCGATCTTCGAGATACGGTGGGCAAGCTGACCACTAGAGCCTTTGCAGAGCTGAAGAGTTACAAAGACCCGCCCAAAGTCATTCACGATATCGTTGGATCGGTACTGGCTCTGTTTTACCAAGACAAAGAAGAGGATTTATCAGTGTGGCATAGCTGCAAACAG TACGTTAACCCTGACCTTGTCAAGAGGATTCAAGAGTTTGATCCCACCGCCTCCAATGCCATCGGTGCGGTAGGAAAAATATCTGAGAGACTCAAAG ATGTTCCTCACGGTGCTGTGGCTAAGCATGGCTCGCTACCAGCGCAGCATCTCTACAACTGGGCGTTCGTATGTCTTTCTCTTCTGGAACACACCAGTAAATCGATGGGTGCTACCAGGGGTGGGGCCATGACACCTGTGGGATCCATTCATTCTGATGGGCCACCCATAGAAGAATGA
- the LOC139980646 gene encoding EF-hand calcium-binding domain-containing protein 5-like isoform X1: MAEIQAIPPTGGFEPRPPSRSSRPSSRNNYSSRPGSHARRGSSGHGSRHSPQTTATSYNASRERPPSVRSLHEKKELSEYLAPIVRTAVRRWKRFHEQRVLEKYKERREMKKRKVEMLKEEKERLARKIPVDTLALEWLNTNEVTVDARAYLLEKLLPTLILGIEKLLMAAERKGLTESNESSPDFNPLNYLAQYLMRNNPRYSNFPEASPYIRGIREVTDELKMHVFSFEDNRLAKIKSEARKRREDLEKQMAMKDKERGRRSARIRTHYTEWILEGQEAIDIQFVQTALRSFQEVMENLSPDTVKADDILTELEKIEKSEEKLNTAEFVQFMRPYFSEMPSDLFSELMTHMSNCATSYRHAAILEARRELLSGLFETCDHSTTGLLDRHRVLSLFETFFDESTWTIKRYLRNPRKWPVVELDETDDTESLLSSEGSTISQQLETESVTTEPSKEGDDTEGKESAEKDAEIKDGETVVDDDGKEKTKAEINEKETSEEKKEDGESQQEENKPDEKKEKDGGEEVEEEKAKGETVSAENGGVNPEEEQMTETDVTAKSKEGDSATVDDGVSSEEQPEASDENKEQIPRAEEKQEAADEEKEAPSEVEVVEQETGTQGEDTNKADEDTEGVKAETKDAEAKQEGETADNEKVETSQGEAEGGSHEKGTAADSGDATQAEVKPEMKDEDHSKDTTEVTAEVTPATAEDLDGAKDLEGGETHTATAGGRRTSVSFREDAIQYKEKSSHSQDRFPVKTPVTNRSGSVAASAFDENFLNQSQFIQLIEAFLGEEPTQEVIDTLVKYLKEGYVETEEEKFLRLQKARKEAQSARRRQLFDQLFEKWDNDGSGFLDFDELMSVISKFKENMEAKVIKKAKAKVADSLVDNRISQQDFKIFIKEVCTLLPGGEDNFDPIIEFLMTSIERSYEERIRGQARKKWLTQIIQSAWTSGATMTPVFKSMFNSLYKDADQHGRGKRISANVCLLEKNDTAPQRGHTCLRYVAATPDDAHFLINKCLYRDMKGISFSTVDSGKPIHVPRVQNHGNIMFWNPERGDEKMKKKKRAVDALEERQGSLIVIPLKDFKKRVFGVLGIDTLNDPQEKSIFITHEISFFQGVGKAFSQAYQYVDVRRKTLRITESAIAWIHRRSPHVEEISIYIVEPDEREFDRKAYRRQPIKNKKMLEIFMENSNKMEDSVLRKMMQSNRSGHITIIDAPVRLDRKENLFRDYLFKCMDNSETITADAYGQRHTAFPLRGPDGLAVAVVDISIGDLKQLPNHENKEVQRMLKLLQAAHRELSSESEGGDKKLVLEAEKRSEESRIDIMFDRIMLTDLRDTVGKLTTRAFAELKSYKDPPKVIHDIVGSVLALFYQDKEEDLSVWHSCKQYVNPDLVKRIQEFDPTASNAIGAVGKISERLKDVPHGAVAKHGSLPAQHLYNWAFVCLSLLEHTSKSMGATRGGAMTPVGSIHSDGPPIEE; encoded by the exons ATGGCAGAAATACAAGCAATACCACCCACTGGTGGGTTTGAGCCCCGCCCTCCATCAAGAAGTTCTCGGCCTTCTTCAAGAAACAACTATTCCTCAAGACCAGGATCTCATGCCAGAAGAGGATCAAGTGGTCATGGTAGTCGCCACAGTCCCCAGACTACAGCAACTTCTTATAATGCAAGTAGGGAACGGCCTCCCTCGGTGAGATCTTTACACGAGAAGAAAGAACTATCTGAGTACCTTGCCCCTATCGTGAGAACAGCCGTGAGGAGATGGAAAAGATTCCACGAACAGAGGGTTCTCGAAAAGTACAAGGAGAGgagagaaatgaagaaaagaaaggtaGAGATGTTGAAAGAAGAGAAGGAAAGACTTGCCAGGAAAATTCCTGTCGATACTCTAGCTCTTGAGTGGTTAAATACAAATGAAGTTACAGTCGACGCAAGAGCGTATCTCTTAGAAAAACTTCTTCCGACACTCATACTTGGGATTGAGAAACTTTTAATGGCAGCAGAGAGAAAAGGGTTAACAGAAAGCAATGAAAGTAGCCCAGATTTCAATCCCCTTAATTACCTCGCTCAGTATCTGATGAGGAACAACCCGAGATATAGTAACTTCCCAGAAGCATCGCCATACATCCGTGGCATACGAGAGGTTACCGATGAGTTGAAGATGCACGTTTTCTCCTTTGAGGACAACAG ACTAGCAAAAATTAAATCTGAAGCCAGGAAGAGGAGGGAAGATCTTGAGAAGCAGATGGCAATGAAGGATAAAGAACGAGGAAGGAGATCTGCCCGCATCCGCACCCATTACACCGAATGGATCTTGGAGGGACAAGAGGCGATTGACATTCAGTTTGTTCAAACAGCTCTCAGGTCTTTCCAGGAGGTTATGGAGAACCTATCCCCAGACACTGTGAAAG CCGATGATATTTTGACAGAGCTGGAGAAAATTGAGAAGTCAGAAGAAAAATTAAACACTGCAGAGTTTGTTCAG TTTATGAGGCCTTACTTCAGCGAGATGCCCAGCGATCTCTTCAGTGAACTCATGACGCACATGTCCAATTGTGCAACATCATACAGACACGCAGCTATACTAGAGGCCCGACGGGAGCTTCTGTCTGGTCTGTTTGAGACATGTGACCACTCGACCACTGGATTATTAGACAGACATCGAGTGCTTTCTCTTTTTGAGACTTTCTTTGACGAGTCTACCTGGACGATCAAAAGATATTTGCGGAACCCACGAAAGT GGCCAGTCGTTGAGTTGGATGAAACAGATGACACAGAAAGCTTGTTGTCATCAGAGGGAAGTACCATCTCTCAACAGCTTGAAACCGAATCCGTCACTACTGAGCCATCTAAGGAAGGAGATGACACCGAAGGGAAAGAGTCTGCCGAGAAGGATGCTGAAATTAAGGATGGAGAAACGGTAGTCGATGACGATGGGAAGGAGAAGACGAAAGCAGAAATAAACGAGAAGGAAACCTCggaagagaagaaagaagatgGTGAAAGTCAACAGGAGGAAAATAAACcagatgaaaagaaagaaaaggatgGAGGGGAAGAAGTAGAAGAAGAGAAAGCCAAGGGAGAGACTGTCTCCGCGGAGAATGGTGGAGTTAATCCTGAAGAGGAACAGATGACAGAAACAGATGTGACCGCGAAGAGTAAGGAGGGGGATAGTGCAACAGTCGATGACGGTGTATCATCTGAAGAACAGCCGGAAGCTTCTGATGAGAACAAGGAACAAATACCTAGAGCAGAGGAGAAACAAGAGGCAGCTGATGAAGAGAAAGAAGCTCCATCAGAAGTGGAAGTTGTAGAGCAAGAGACTGGAACTCAAGGAGAGGATACAAATAAAGCAGATGAAGATACAGAAGGGGTCAAAGCAGAAACCAAG GATGCCGAAGCAAAGCAAGAGGGTGAAACGGCAGACAACGAGAAAGTGGAAACAAGTCAAGGAGAAGCGGAGGGAGGAAGTCATGAGAAGGGAACAGCTGCAGATTCTGGAGACGCAACCCAAGCAGAGGTAAAACCTGAGATGAAAGATGAGGATCATTCCAAAGATACCACAGAGGTTACAGCGGAGGTAACTCCAGCGACTGCAGAGGATCTAGATGGGGCCAAGGATTTAGAGGGAGGGGAAACACACACTGCAACAGCCGGTGGAAGACGCACCAGTGTTTCCTTCCGAGAGGATGCGATACAGTACAAAGAAAAATCATCTCATT CCCAAGATAGATTTCCTGTGAAGACTCCCGTAACCAATCGTAGTGGCTCCGTCGCTGCCAGTGCTTTCGACGAAAACTTTCTGAATCAGTCACAGTTCATACAACTGATTGAGGCGTTCCTGGGAGAAGAGCCGACCCAAGAAGTAATCGACACACTCGTGAAGTATTTGAAAGAGGGTTACGTCGAAACAGAGGAAGAAAAATTCCTGCGTTTGCAGAAG GCTCGTAAGGAAGCCCAATCGGCCAGAAGGAGACAGTTATTCGATCAGCTGTTTGAGAAGTGGGACAACGACGGATCCGGTTTCTTGGACTTTGATGAATTAATGTCGGTTATCAGCAAGTTTAAGGAAAATATGGAGGCCAAAGTCATCAAAAAAG CCAAAGCTAAGGTGGCTGACAGCCTAGTGGATAACCGAATCAGTCAACAGGATTTTAAGATCTTCATCAAAGAAGTTTGCACTTTGCTTCCCGGAGGAGAAGATAATTTCGATCCAATCATAGAGTTCCTAATGACCAGTATAGAG AGGTCATATGAAGAGAGGATTCGTGGCCAGGCCAGGAAGAAATGGCTGACCCAGATAATCCAATCAGCTTGGACTAGTGGTGCCACCATGACACCTGTATTCAAGAGTATGTTTAACTCTCTCTATAAG GATGCCGACCAACACGGCAGAGGAAAACGTATCAGTGCGAACGTCTGTCTTCTGGAGAAGAACGACACTGCACCCCAGAGAGGTCACACCTGCCTACGATATGTCGCTGCAACCCCAGACGATGCCCATTTCCTTATCAACAAATGCTTGTATCGAGATATGAAAGGAATTAG TTTTTCAACAGTAGACAGCGGTAAACCCATTCATGTTCCACGAGTACAGAATCACGGTAATATCATGTTTTGGAACCCAGAGCGAGGTGATGAG aaaatgaagaagaaaaaacgagCGGTTGATGCGCTAGAG GAGCGCCAAGGTTCCTTGATCGTGATCCCGCTGAAGGACTTCAAGAAACGTGTCTTTGGTGTCTTGGGAATTGATACCCTTAATGACCCTCAGGAGAAGAGCATCTTCATCACCCATGAAATCAGTTTCTTCCAG GGCGTTGGCAAGGCGTTCAGTCAAGCCTACCAGTACGTGGATGTACGGCGCAAGACACTCCGTATTACAGAGAGCGCCATCGCTTGGATACACAGAAGGAGCCCTCATGTAGAAGAAATCAGTATTTACATAGTTGAGCCTGATGAAAGG GAATTTGATCGTAAAGCTTATAGACGGCAGCCAATCAAAAACAAGAAGATGTTAGAAATCTTCATGGAAAACAGCAATAAG ATGGAAGATTCCGTTCTGAGAAAGATGATGCAGTCCAACAGATCGGGTCATATAACCATCATCGATGCTCCGGTCAGACTTGACAGAAAAGAAAATCTGTTCAG GGATTACCTATTCAAGTGTATGGATAACTCCGAGACGATAACAGCAGACGCCTATGGCCAGAGACACACAGCTTTCCCCCTGCGTGGTCCCGATGGTCTTGCAGTCGCTGTAGTCGACATCAGTATCGGGGACCTTAAACAACTGCCTAACCACGAGAACAAGGAAGTCCAGCGGATGTTGAAGCTATTGCAAGCTGCTCATAGAGAATTATCCAGTGAATCAGAGGGTGGAGATAAGAAACTTGTGCTTG AGGCTGAGAAAAGGAGCGAAGAATCTCGAATCGATATCATGTTTGACCGAATCATGCTGACCGATCTTCGAGATACGGTGGGCAAGCTGACCACTAGAGCCTTTGCAGAGCTGAAGAGTTACAAAGACCCGCCCAAAGTCATTCACGATATCGTTGGATCGGTACTGGCTCTGTTTTACCAAGACAAAGAAGAGGATTTATCAGTGTGGCATAGCTGCAAACAG TACGTTAACCCTGACCTTGTCAAGAGGATTCAAGAGTTTGATCCCACCGCCTCCAATGCCATCGGTGCGGTAGGAAAAATATCTGAGAGACTCAAAG ATGTTCCTCACGGTGCTGTGGCTAAGCATGGCTCGCTACCAGCGCAGCATCTCTACAACTGGGCGTTCGTATGTCTTTCTCTTCTGGAACACACCAGTAAATCGATGGGTGCTACCAGGGGTGGGGCCATGACACCTGTGGGATCCATTCATTCTGATGGGCCACCCATAGAAGAATGA